The following proteins come from a genomic window of Burkholderia stabilis:
- a CDS encoding undecaprenyl-diphosphate phosphatase, with translation MSLWFLVFLSVLQGVTELFPVSSLGHTLLVPALFGMHIDKHAPQLLPFLVALHLGTALALLWYFRARWIALITGFFAQLGGRKNDDGHLMWALIIGTIPTGIVGLLLEKRIERVFHDLRIVAIALIVNGVLLWLGDRIQRSRAHQAPEKMTFKQAFFVGLAQIGALIPGFSRSGLTMIAGNAAGLTAEKAAEFSFLLGTPIIFAAGVLELPKLFHARDQLADALLGGVLTAIAAYLSVRFLMRYFEGRGRLASFGVYCVIAGVFCLGWFMLHPQPV, from the coding sequence GTGAGTCTCTGGTTTCTGGTATTCCTGAGCGTCCTGCAGGGCGTCACCGAACTCTTCCCCGTCAGCAGCCTTGGCCATACGCTGCTCGTGCCGGCGCTGTTCGGCATGCACATCGACAAGCACGCGCCGCAGCTGCTGCCGTTCCTCGTGGCGCTGCACCTCGGCACCGCGCTGGCGCTGCTGTGGTACTTCCGCGCGCGCTGGATCGCGCTGATCACCGGCTTCTTCGCGCAGCTCGGCGGCCGCAAGAACGACGACGGGCACCTGATGTGGGCGCTCATCATCGGGACGATCCCGACCGGCATCGTCGGCCTGCTCCTCGAGAAACGCATCGAACGCGTGTTTCACGACCTGCGGATCGTCGCGATCGCGCTGATCGTGAACGGCGTGCTGCTGTGGCTCGGCGATCGCATCCAGCGCAGCCGCGCGCATCAGGCGCCCGAGAAGATGACGTTCAAGCAGGCGTTCTTCGTGGGCCTTGCGCAGATCGGCGCGCTGATTCCGGGCTTTTCGCGCAGCGGGCTGACGATGATCGCGGGCAACGCGGCGGGGCTGACGGCAGAGAAGGCGGCGGAGTTCTCGTTCCTGCTCGGCACGCCGATCATCTTCGCGGCGGGCGTGCTCGAACTGCCGAAGCTGTTCCATGCGCGCGACCAGCTCGCCGACGCGCTGCTCGGCGGCGTGCTGACGGCGATCGCCGCGTACCTGAGCGTGCGGTTCCTGATGCGCTATTTCGAAGGGCGCGGCCGGCTCGCGTCGTTCGGCGTGTATTGCGTGATCGCCGGCGTGTTCTGCCTCGGCTGGTTCATGCTGCATCCGCAGCCGGTTTGA
- a CDS encoding Imm1 family immunity protein, whose protein sequence is MTVSISFNGCTESIVSLKELGEALNRFDEVPQFELWVSAADGPSMCMLRNCEHAWLMYLRHEGDSGFTSIGKAGQPGNEEYTLSNGQKDEYPVAWCIQVEQCYKAIADFYVNDGARPEWIDWLES, encoded by the coding sequence ATGACCGTGTCGATCTCGTTCAATGGCTGTACGGAAAGCATCGTCTCGCTGAAGGAACTGGGCGAGGCGTTGAACCGTTTTGATGAAGTGCCGCAGTTTGAGCTTTGGGTGTCAGCCGCAGATGGACCCAGCATGTGCATGCTGCGCAACTGCGAGCACGCGTGGCTCATGTACCTGCGTCATGAGGGTGACAGTGGCTTTACCTCGATCGGTAAGGCAGGCCAGCCCGGCAACGAAGAATACACGTTGAGCAACGGTCAAAAAGACGAGTACCCGGTGGCGTGGTGCATTCAGGTGGAACAGTGCTACAAGGCCATCGCAGACTTCTATGTAAATGACGGCGCGCGACCGGAATGGATCGACTGGCTGGAGAGCTAG
- the glmS gene encoding glutamine--fructose-6-phosphate transaminase (isomerizing), with protein MCGIVGAVAQRDIVPILIEGLRRLEYRGYDSCGVATVVDGQARRERSVSRVADLDAHVRSTGLTGSTGIAHTRWATHGAPATCNAHPIFSRDEIALVHNGIIENHETLRKQLSDEHYEFDGQTDTEVVAHLIHSKYRGDLLSAVRDATSQLHGAYAIAVFSKHEPQRLIGARAGSPLVVGVKDGECFLASDALALAGITDRFIFLEEGDIVELTVGGVRVLDRSGAPVERAIQTVSSAQGVVELGPYRHFMQKEIFEQPQAVAATIPDAGLFDPAIFGPDAARAFEQIDNVLILACGTSHYSGLTARRWLETIARVPAQVEIASEYRYSDALALPNTLVVSVSQSGETADTLAALKYAQALGHIDTLAICNVPTSAMMRQTGLRFLTRAGPEIGVASTKAFTTQLVALFILAVTLGRLRGYVDDAQLARYTTQLRRLPGALDDVLSLEPQIERWAAEFAQHENALFLGRGLHYPIALEGALKLKEISYIHAEAYPAGELKHGPLALVTHTMPVATIAPNDSLLEKLKSNMQEVRARGGQLYVFADADTRIDNSEGVSVLRMPDYYGLLSPILHVVPLQLLAYHAACLRGADIDKPRNLAKSVTVE; from the coding sequence ATGTGTGGCATCGTCGGCGCGGTCGCGCAACGGGATATCGTCCCGATTCTGATTGAAGGTTTGCGCCGCCTCGAGTATCGCGGCTACGATTCGTGCGGGGTGGCGACGGTGGTTGACGGCCAGGCGCGACGCGAGCGCAGCGTGTCGCGCGTCGCCGATCTCGACGCACACGTGCGCAGCACCGGCCTGACCGGCAGCACCGGCATCGCGCACACTCGCTGGGCGACGCATGGCGCACCGGCAACCTGCAACGCACATCCGATCTTTTCGCGCGACGAAATCGCGCTCGTGCACAACGGCATCATCGAGAACCACGAAACGTTGCGCAAGCAACTTTCCGACGAGCACTACGAATTCGACGGCCAGACCGACACCGAAGTCGTCGCCCACCTGATCCACAGCAAGTACCGAGGCGACCTGCTCTCCGCCGTGCGCGATGCGACGTCGCAGCTTCACGGCGCCTACGCGATCGCGGTATTCAGCAAACACGAGCCGCAGCGGCTGATCGGCGCGCGGGCCGGCTCGCCGCTCGTGGTCGGCGTGAAGGATGGCGAATGCTTCCTCGCGTCCGATGCGCTCGCGCTCGCCGGTATCACCGACCGCTTCATCTTCCTCGAGGAAGGCGACATCGTCGAGCTGACGGTGGGCGGCGTGCGGGTGCTCGATCGCAGCGGTGCGCCGGTCGAGCGTGCGATACAGACCGTGTCCTCCGCGCAAGGTGTCGTAGAACTCGGACCGTACCGGCACTTCATGCAGAAGGAGATTTTCGAACAGCCGCAAGCCGTGGCCGCGACCATTCCCGATGCGGGGCTGTTCGACCCGGCCATATTCGGACCCGATGCGGCGCGGGCGTTCGAACAGATCGACAACGTGCTGATACTCGCGTGCGGTACGAGTCACTACTCCGGCCTGACCGCCCGCCGCTGGCTCGAAACGATCGCACGCGTGCCCGCGCAGGTCGAGATCGCGAGCGAGTACCGTTACAGCGACGCGCTCGCGCTGCCGAATACGCTGGTGGTCAGCGTGTCGCAATCCGGCGAGACCGCCGACACGCTCGCCGCGCTCAAGTACGCGCAAGCGCTCGGTCACATCGACACGCTGGCGATCTGCAACGTGCCGACCAGCGCGATGATGCGGCAGACCGGCCTGCGGTTCCTGACGCGGGCCGGCCCGGAAATCGGCGTCGCGTCGACCAAGGCGTTCACGACGCAACTCGTCGCGCTGTTCATTCTTGCCGTCACGCTCGGACGGCTGCGCGGTTATGTCGACGATGCGCAACTCGCGCGCTACACGACGCAGTTGCGGCGGCTGCCCGGTGCGCTCGACGACGTGCTCTCACTGGAGCCGCAAATCGAACGCTGGGCGGCGGAATTCGCGCAGCACGAGAATGCGCTGTTTCTCGGGCGCGGGCTGCACTACCCGATCGCGCTCGAAGGTGCGCTGAAGCTGAAGGAGATTTCGTATATCCACGCGGAAGCGTATCCCGCGGGCGAGCTCAAGCACGGACCGCTGGCGCTCGTGACCCACACGATGCCGGTCGCGACGATCGCACCGAACGATTCGTTGCTTGAGAAGCTGAAGTCGAACATGCAGGAAGTGCGTGCGCGCGGCGGGCAGCTTTATGTGTTCGCCGATGCCGATACGCGGATCGACAATAGCGAAGGCGTGTCGGTGCTGCGGATGCCGGATTACTACGGGCTGTTGTCGCCGATCCTGCATGTGGTGCCGTTGCAGTTGCTCGCGTATCACGCAGCTTGTTTGCGTGGCGCGGATATCGACAAGCCGAGGAATCTGGCGAAATCGGTGACGGTGGAGTGA
- a CDS encoding IS256 family transposase, whose protein sequence is MPMKKKRQTVARQAAARGPLPELPKELLDQLVKGPMTPTEVQDLMLAFNKAIIERAMGAEMNLHLGYPSGQSKPTGQANERNGASGKTVITDRGPVRVEVPRDRDGSFEPILIPKHERRFTGFDERIIAMYARGMSVREIQGFLAEHYGTEVSPDFISSVTDEVMAEALSWQNRPLEPMYPVVFFDALRVKIRDDGVVSNKAVYLALGIQADGQRDVLGLWIEQTEGAKFWLKVFNELKTRGCQDILIAVVDGLKGLTEAISAAYPRTTVQTCIVHLIRNSLEYASYKDRKALATALRPIYAAASEEAARQALQDFADGPWGEKYPTIVQSWQRAWEHVIPFFVFPPEIRRVVYTTNAIESLNMQLRKIIKTRGHFPNDEAAIKLLWLALRNVLAKTVRAAFDWKSAMNQFAILFGERFTQARG, encoded by the coding sequence ATGCCGATGAAGAAGAAAAGACAAACCGTAGCGCGTCAGGCAGCGGCCCGCGGGCCGCTGCCTGAGTTGCCCAAGGAACTGCTGGACCAACTGGTCAAGGGGCCGATGACGCCGACCGAGGTCCAGGATCTGATGCTGGCGTTCAACAAAGCGATCATCGAACGCGCAATGGGCGCCGAGATGAATCTGCATTTGGGCTACCCGTCCGGCCAGTCCAAGCCTACCGGGCAAGCCAACGAGCGCAACGGCGCCAGCGGCAAGACGGTCATCACCGATCGTGGCCCGGTTCGGGTCGAAGTCCCCCGCGATCGCGACGGCAGCTTCGAGCCGATTCTGATTCCCAAGCACGAGCGCCGCTTCACCGGCTTCGACGAACGCATCATCGCGATGTACGCCCGCGGCATGAGTGTGCGCGAGATTCAAGGGTTTCTGGCCGAGCACTACGGCACCGAAGTGTCGCCCGACTTCATCAGCTCGGTCACCGACGAGGTGATGGCCGAGGCGCTGAGCTGGCAGAACCGCCCGCTCGAGCCAATGTACCCGGTGGTGTTCTTCGATGCGCTGCGGGTCAAGATCCGCGACGACGGCGTGGTCAGCAACAAGGCCGTCTATCTGGCCTTGGGCATCCAGGCCGACGGCCAGCGCGACGTGCTGGGCCTCTGGATCGAGCAGACCGAGGGCGCCAAGTTCTGGCTCAAGGTGTTCAACGAACTCAAGACGCGCGGCTGCCAGGACATCCTGATCGCCGTGGTCGATGGCCTGAAGGGGCTGACCGAGGCCATCAGTGCAGCCTATCCGCGGACAACCGTTCAGACCTGCATCGTGCATCTGATCCGCAACAGCCTCGAGTACGCCAGCTACAAGGACCGTAAGGCGCTCGCCACAGCCCTGCGCCCGATCTACGCAGCCGCTAGCGAAGAGGCGGCAAGGCAGGCGTTACAGGACTTCGCCGACGGCCCGTGGGGCGAGAAATATCCGACCATCGTGCAATCGTGGCAGCGCGCCTGGGAGCACGTCATACCGTTCTTCGTGTTTCCGCCGGAGATTCGACGGGTCGTGTACACAACGAATGCCATTGAAAGTCTGAACATGCAACTGCGCAAGATCATCAAGACCCGTGGTCACTTCCCCAATGACGAGGCGGCGATCAAGCTGCTCTGGCTGGCGCTGCGCAACGTGCTGGCCAAGACCGTGCGGGCCGCCTTCGACTGGAAATCAGCGATGAACCAGTTTGCTATCCTGTTCGGCGAGCGATTCACGCAGGCGCGTGGATAA